The following proteins are co-located in the Schistocerca nitens isolate TAMUIC-IGC-003100 chromosome 2, iqSchNite1.1, whole genome shotgun sequence genome:
- the LOC126236584 gene encoding uncharacterized protein LOC126236584 isoform X3, with protein sequence MKTIFILFAVLGITAAKAVPAPRISVHTRNLQDDLNDFLALIPVDEIVAIVTDHLANDPEVQAAVQYILSDDFKSIVLAIDALPEYIDFLNYLQESGLDVYKYVNALHDFLGLPQLTPPSKLRHTRSIRSMVDEILAILPLDELRALFDEKLQTSPDFKELYDRIRSPEFQSIVETLNSLPEYQELLQKLRDAGIDVDAFIDLIRGLFGLPTSSSNKVRLHVPAKKANRNLQDDLNDFLALIPVDEIVAIVTDHLANDPEVQAAVQYILSDDFKSIVLAIDALPEYIDFLNYLQESGLDVYKYVNALHDFLGLPQLTPPSKLRHTRSIRSMVDEILAILPLDELRALFDEKLQTSPDFKELYDRIRSPEFQSIVETLNSLPEYQELLQKLRDAGIDVDAFIDLIRGLFGLPTSPSNKVRLHVPAKKANRNLQDDLNDFLALIPVDEIVAIVTDHLANDPEVQAAVQYILSDDFKSIVLAIDALPEYIDFLNYLQESGLDVYKYVNALHDFLGLPQLTPPSKLRHTRSIRSMVDEILAILPLDELRALFDEKLQTSPDFKELYDRIRSPEFQSIVETLNSLPEYQELLQKLRDAGIDVDAFIDLIRGLFGLPTRKF encoded by the exons ATGAAGACGATCTTCATCCTCTTCGCTGTCCTCGGGATAACAGCAG CAAAGGCTGTTCCTGCGCCCCGTATTAGCGTACACACACGCAACCTCCAGGATGACCTCAATGACTTCCTCGCCCTCATCCCCGTCGACGAAATTGTCGCTATCGTCACCGATCACTTGGCCAACGACCCTGAGGTGCAGGCTGCTGTTCAGTACATACTCTCCGATGACTTCAAGAGCATTGTCCTGGCCATCGACGCTCTCCCAGAATACATtgat TTCCTCAACTACCTGCAAGAGTCCGGCCTCGATGTCTACAAATACGTGAACGCTCTACACGACTTCCTGGGACTGCCCCAGCTTACCCCTCCATCCAAGCTGAGGCACACCAGGAGCATCCGTTCCATGGTCGACGAGATTCTCGCCATCTTGCCACTGGACGAACTCCGGGCTCTGTTCGACGAGAAGCTGCAAACCAGCCCCGACTTCAAGGAGCTGTACGACAGGATCAGGTCTCCCGAATTCCAG TCGATCGTGGAAACTCTGAACTCGCTGCCAGAGTACCAGGAGCTGCTCCAGAAATTGAGGGACGCTGGCATCGACGTCGACGCATTCATTGACCTGATTCGCGGTCTTTTCGGCCTGCCAACAA GCTCCAGCAACAAGGTTCGACTCCATGTACCTGCCAAGAAGGCCAACCGCAACCTCCAGGATGACCTCAATGACTTTCTCGCCCTCATCCCCGTCGACGAAATTGTCGCTATCGTCACCGATCACTTGGCCAACGACCCTGAGGTGCAGGCTGCTGTTCAGTACATACTCTCCGATGACTTCAAGAGCATTGTCCTGGCCATCGACGCTCTCCCAGAATACATtgat TTCCTCAACTACCTGCAAGAGTCCGGCCTCGATGTCTACAAATACGTGAACGCTCTACACGACTTCCTGGGACTGCCCCAGCTTACCCCTCCATCCAAGCTGAGGCACACCAGGAGCATCCGTTCCATGGTCGACGAGATTCTCGCCATCTTGCCACTGGACGAACTCCGGGCTCTGTTCGACGAGAAGCTGCAAACCAGCCCCGACTTCAAGGAGCTGTACGACAGGATCAGGTCTCCCGAATTCCAG TCGATCGTGGAAACTCTGAACTCGCTGCCAGAGTACCAGGAGCTGCTCCAGAAATTGAGGGACGCTGGCATCGACGTCGACGCATTCATTGACCTGATTCGCGGTCTTTTCGGCCTGCCAACAA GCCCCAGCAACAAGGTTCGACTCCATGTACCTGCCAAGAAGGCCAACCGCAACCTCCAGGATGACCTCAATGACTTTCTCGCCCTCATCCCCGTCGACGAAATTGTCGCTATCGTCACCGATCACTTGGCCAACGACCCTGAGGTGCAGGCTGCTGTTCAGTACATACTCTCCGATGACTTCAAGAGCATTGTCCTGGCCATCGACGCTCTCCCAGAATACATtgat TTCCTCAACTACCTGCAAGAGTCCGGCCTCGATGTCTACAAATACGTGAACGCTCTACACGACTTCCTGGGACTGCCCCAGCTTACCCCTCCATCCAAGCTGAGGCACACCAGGAGCATCCGTTCCATGGTCGACGAGATTCTCGCCATCTTGCCACTGGACGAACTCCGGGCTCTGTTCGACGAGAAGCTGCAAACCAGCCCCGACTTCAAGGAGCTGTACGACAGGATCAGGTCTCCCGAATTCCAG TCGATCGTGGAAACTCTGAACTCGCTGCCAGAGTACCAGGAGCTGCTCCAGAAATTGAGGGACGCTGGCATCGACGTCGACGCATTCATTGACCTGATTCGCGGTCTTTTCGGCCTGCCTACGAggaaattttaa